The following coding sequences are from one Dehalococcoidia bacterium window:
- the smc gene encoding chromosome segregation protein SMC, whose product MYLKRLEIQGFKSFAAKTAFEFGPGVTAIVGPNGSGKSNLADALRWVLGEQNPRVLRSRKAEEVIFAGDRRRPPAGVAEVSIVLDNGDGWLPLDFEEVSVARRLHRSGESEYLINRARVRLKDVADLFERARVGQNSYAIMGQGLVDQVLYLRPEERRALIEEAADVRGHRTKIVDAVDRLNATRENLDRVDLLIGEIAPRLAQLEAQARQAGDYARLTEQLGAALQAFYALQWSERESGLDAARRLYEERMHAVVQAQATVERLAGEAAEIGAELAGERERAAAGEQTLRELDDRMRREEQRLALLAERRSLIAQRIEEITLDIAGLRHQQADFADDTSVAETLPGAEEAEAELQRVETELQAARAEHETALREQSAADDALRQARAQSSAADDRSSRLERELRGLEREQADQAGRRNGLLARLRKQGADSLQYARRQFEAAQRHAAAAEAYALARAEAVAGSEARAAADRDRTNIAHEREALEARLELLARLRDDARGGDAALRLLVDAAQSSGPDAPPRLLAVFADLLRVQRGCETAIEAALGDQLSAVLVPEAVDARAAVQALLTGQSGRATVLALTALRPSRPVNLSGERGVVGVASRLVKCDGRYRDVVDTLLGRVIVVEDDAAAERMLPRGLGTVVTLEGTLYRSSGAISAGKAGVGGLALAYQQELDELPGRMAALRVLEAAKTREAEQTAADADAAEGRARAIEAQLRTAEHEQRAATEGLARAKAAIAALKGEAGFLRGAGAGFADRRLRLRDDLTAANAERGRLLQQFRAAQQLAEQARRRAETWRGPVNDLRGRLAAAIGARQALAQQQAALQRLRDGRRAAAERTVEAISSRTVDLDRRQAELQSVESDERETAASVSQARAELADARAALQPLRERVTSLAARERELSEAHLGGRTTLIEHERAAIEAEAAVSRRGQAIERLREELEAEGLEPPHAEGAVAAAAALAARVLSSTAGGAEPLPPFAAAESQAATQATIERLQSRVRSLRGKIRQLGPVNAQAEADYEEARERHAFLSSQVADLRVAEQDVQVALEELRRVVRERFRESFHAINADFGRYFKTFFGGGNARLALTEPEDYGESGVDILAQPPGKRQQHLQLLSGGERSLAAVALLFALLETNPAPFCVLDEVDAALDEANVGRFSETLATLAQQTQFVLITHNRGTVQAASAIYGITMSGDGVSTVLSMRLDDSAPASAEG is encoded by the coding sequence GTGTATCTCAAGCGCCTCGAGATCCAGGGCTTTAAGAGCTTCGCCGCGAAAACGGCGTTTGAGTTCGGCCCCGGCGTGACCGCGATCGTCGGACCGAACGGCAGCGGCAAGAGCAATCTGGCCGACGCCCTGCGCTGGGTGCTGGGCGAGCAAAACCCGCGCGTGCTGCGCTCCCGCAAGGCCGAAGAGGTGATCTTCGCCGGCGATCGCCGGCGTCCGCCCGCCGGCGTCGCGGAGGTCAGCATCGTCCTTGACAACGGCGATGGCTGGCTGCCGCTCGACTTTGAGGAGGTATCCGTCGCCCGCCGGCTGCACCGCTCGGGTGAGAGCGAGTACCTGATCAACCGTGCCCGCGTGCGGTTGAAGGACGTGGCGGACCTGTTCGAGCGCGCCCGGGTCGGCCAGAACAGCTACGCGATCATGGGCCAGGGCCTGGTCGACCAGGTGCTCTACCTGCGGCCGGAGGAGCGGCGCGCCCTGATCGAAGAGGCCGCGGACGTGCGTGGACACCGCACGAAGATCGTCGATGCGGTGGACCGGCTGAACGCCACGCGGGAGAACCTCGACCGGGTGGACCTGCTGATCGGCGAGATCGCGCCGCGCCTGGCGCAGCTCGAGGCGCAGGCACGCCAGGCCGGCGACTACGCGCGCTTGACCGAGCAGCTGGGCGCAGCGCTGCAGGCGTTCTACGCCCTGCAATGGTCGGAACGGGAGAGCGGCCTGGACGCGGCGCGCCGGCTCTACGAAGAGCGCATGCACGCGGTGGTGCAGGCTCAGGCAACGGTCGAGCGGCTGGCCGGCGAAGCGGCGGAGATCGGCGCCGAGCTTGCCGGCGAACGCGAACGCGCCGCCGCGGGCGAGCAGACGTTGCGCGAGCTGGACGATCGCATGCGCCGGGAGGAGCAGCGACTTGCCCTGCTGGCAGAGCGGCGATCGTTGATCGCACAACGGATCGAGGAGATCACGCTCGACATTGCCGGCCTGCGACACCAGCAGGCCGACTTCGCCGACGACACGTCGGTCGCTGAGACGCTTCCCGGCGCCGAGGAGGCCGAAGCCGAGCTGCAGCGCGTCGAGACCGAACTGCAGGCCGCGCGGGCGGAGCACGAGACCGCGCTGCGTGAACAGTCCGCGGCGGACGACGCGCTGCGCCAGGCACGAGCGCAGAGCAGCGCGGCCGACGACCGGTCGAGCCGGCTGGAGCGTGAACTTCGCGGGCTCGAACGAGAGCAGGCGGACCAGGCCGGACGGCGCAACGGGCTGCTGGCACGGCTGCGTAAGCAGGGCGCCGACAGCTTGCAGTACGCGCGCCGGCAGTTCGAAGCGGCACAGCGCCACGCCGCGGCGGCTGAAGCGTACGCGCTGGCGCGGGCAGAGGCGGTGGCCGGAAGCGAGGCGCGGGCTGCGGCGGATCGGGACCGTACGAATATCGCCCACGAGCGCGAAGCGCTTGAGGCACGGCTGGAGTTGCTGGCCCGCCTGCGCGACGATGCGCGGGGCGGCGATGCGGCGCTGCGACTGCTGGTGGACGCCGCCCAGAGCAGCGGTCCCGACGCCCCGCCCAGGCTGCTCGCGGTGTTCGCCGACCTCTTGCGCGTGCAGCGCGGTTGCGAGACGGCGATCGAAGCGGCCCTCGGCGATCAGCTCTCAGCCGTGCTCGTTCCCGAGGCGGTCGACGCCCGCGCCGCGGTGCAGGCGCTGCTGACCGGGCAAAGCGGCCGGGCAACGGTGCTGGCGCTGACAGCGCTGCGGCCGTCTCGTCCCGTGAACCTGAGTGGCGAGCGCGGTGTCGTCGGCGTGGCCTCGCGCCTGGTCAAGTGCGACGGGCGCTACCGCGACGTGGTCGACACGCTGCTCGGTCGAGTGATCGTGGTCGAGGACGACGCGGCGGCCGAGCGCATGTTGCCGCGCGGACTCGGTACGGTGGTGACGCTCGAAGGCACGCTCTACCGTTCCAGCGGGGCGATCAGTGCGGGCAAGGCTGGGGTTGGCGGACTCGCCCTCGCCTATCAGCAGGAGCTGGACGAGCTGCCGGGCCGTATGGCTGCACTGCGCGTGCTCGAAGCCGCGAAGACGCGCGAGGCCGAGCAGACAGCCGCGGACGCCGATGCGGCCGAGGGGCGCGCTCGAGCGATCGAGGCGCAACTTCGTACGGCCGAACACGAGCAGCGCGCCGCCACGGAAGGGCTGGCGAGGGCGAAGGCCGCGATCGCAGCCCTGAAGGGTGAAGCCGGCTTTCTGCGCGGCGCCGGCGCCGGCTTCGCCGACCGTCGCCTACGGCTGCGCGACGATCTCACGGCGGCGAACGCCGAGCGTGGCCGCCTCTTGCAGCAGTTTCGCGCTGCGCAGCAGCTCGCTGAACAGGCGCGGCGCCGGGCCGAGACGTGGCGCGGGCCGGTCAACGATCTGCGCGGACGGCTAGCCGCGGCGATCGGCGCCCGCCAGGCGCTGGCGCAGCAACAGGCGGCGCTGCAACGCTTGCGAGACGGCCGGCGGGCAGCCGCCGAGCGCACGGTGGAGGCGATCTCCTCCCGCACGGTGGACCTGGATCGCCGCCAGGCCGAGCTTCAGTCGGTGGAGAGCGACGAACGCGAAACCGCCGCAAGCGTCTCGCAGGCGCGAGCCGAGCTGGCCGACGCTCGCGCCGCGTTGCAGCCGCTCCGCGAGCGCGTGACATCGCTGGCCGCGCGCGAACGCGAGCTGAGCGAGGCCCATCTGGGCGGCCGGACGACGTTGATCGAACACGAGCGGGCGGCGATCGAGGCCGAGGCGGCCGTCAGCCGGCGCGGCCAGGCGATCGAACGGTTGCGCGAGGAGCTGGAGGCCGAGGGGCTGGAGCCCCCGCACGCTGAAGGCGCCGTGGCCGCGGCCGCGGCGCTTGCGGCGCGCGTACTGAGCAGCACGGCAGGCGGCGCCGAGCCCCTGCCCCCATTCGCCGCCGCCGAGTCGCAGGCAGCCACGCAGGCGACGATCGAGCGATTGCAGAGTCGCGTGCGCTCGCTGCGCGGCAAGATCCGCCAGCTCGGACCGGTGAACGCGCAGGCGGAGGCCGACTACGAGGAGGCGCGCGAGCGGCACGCATTCCTCAGCTCGCAGGTCGCCGATCTCCGCGTGGCCGAACAGGACGTGCAGGTGGCGCTGGAAGAGCTGCGCCGCGTCGTGCGCGAGCGCTTCCGCGAGTCGTTCCACGCGATCAACGCCGACTTCGGCCGCTACTTCAAGACCTTCTTCGGGGGCGGCAATGCCCGCCTCGCGCTCACCGAGCCCGAGGACTACGGGGAGAGCGGCGTCGACATCCTCGCCCAGCCGCCGGGCAAGCGGCAGCAGCATCTGCAACTGCTGAGCGGCGGCGAACGCTCGCTGGCCGCCGTGGCGCTGCTCTTCGCCCTGCTTGAGACGAATCCCGCCCCGTTCTGCGTTCTGGATGAAGTCGATGCCGCGCTGGACGAGGCCAACGTCGGCCGCTTCAGCGAGACGCTGGCCACGCTGGCGCAACAAACGCAGTTCGTGCTGATCACGCACAACCGCGGCACCGTGCAGGCCGCCAGCGCGATCTACGGCATCACGATGAGCGGCGACGGCGTCTCGACGGTGCTCTCCATGCGCCTCGACGACTCCGCACCGGCCTCCGCCGAAGGGTGA
- the rnc gene encoding ribonuclease III translates to MSRQLRAAQTRADPAEAPTAAEQRLALRFRRPELLQRAFVHRSLLNETGQPATDSNERLEFLGDAVLGFVVARDLYRRFPEASEGQLTSLRAQLVNGETLATVAKRLELSELLRLGRGEEQTGGRGRPQNLARAFEAVIGALVEDGGLTAAEAFIRRTLAPEFVALASGEPAGDPKSALQVRCQARWSQTPVYRVAGIEGPDHARRFRVEVSLGERVLGSGAGSSKRSAERAAAEMALAALSGSA, encoded by the coding sequence ATGAGCCGTCAGCTGCGCGCCGCGCAAACCCGCGCTGACCCGGCCGAGGCACCGACAGCGGCTGAGCAGCGGTTGGCCCTGCGCTTCCGCCGGCCAGAGTTGCTGCAACGCGCGTTTGTGCACCGCTCCCTGCTGAACGAGACCGGCCAGCCGGCGACCGACTCGAACGAGCGGCTCGAGTTTTTGGGTGACGCGGTGCTGGGCTTCGTCGTGGCCCGCGATCTCTACCGGCGCTTCCCGGAGGCGAGCGAGGGCCAGCTCACGTCACTCCGAGCGCAACTGGTCAATGGCGAGACGCTGGCCACCGTGGCGAAGCGCCTGGAACTGAGCGAGCTGCTGCGGCTCGGGCGCGGTGAGGAGCAGACAGGCGGGCGCGGGCGGCCACAGAACCTTGCCCGTGCCTTCGAGGCCGTGATCGGCGCCCTGGTGGAAGACGGTGGGCTGACGGCGGCCGAGGCGTTCATCCGCCGCACCCTCGCGCCGGAGTTCGTGGCGCTTGCGTCTGGCGAACCCGCCGGCGATCCCAAATCGGCCTTGCAGGTGCGCTGCCAGGCGCGCTGGAGCCAGACCCCGGTCTACCGTGTGGCCGGGATCGAAGGGCCGGACCACGCGCGCCGCTTCCGCGTCGAGGTTTCACTCGGCGAGCGGGTGCTCGGCAGCGGCGCCGGCAGCAGCAAGCGCAGCGCGGAGCGCGCCGCCGCCGAGATGGCGCTGGCCGCGCTCTCCGGTTCGGCCTAA
- the ggt gene encoding gamma-glutamyltransferase, whose amino-acid sequence MTTANAQANRWAPQQGPVMSRGAMVAGSHPAATQAGLDVLREGGNAVDAAAAVAFLLTVLKPTRSHIGGDVFWLVYSAETGEVTAINGSGVAPAGATLAEYAGGIPERGIRSVAVPGFVDGVLAAHTRFGKLPRARLLQPAIAAAEDGFPVSLRLAQQTAEFEPVLRQFPASVAAFLPHGRQPRAGEILRQPDLARTLQQIAEGGSAAFYHGPFAEALLRVSREQGGYFAASDLAEHETETARPISCAYRGLTVYEQPPVTQGHILLEELLLLEGFDLSGRSPNEPDVMHLMVEAKKLAFADRIAHAGDPRRSGFEVQRLLEPDFIAERRARIDPRRAAAQPEAGRLREAVHETTSFAVCDAAGNAVAAIQSVFHPWGSGLVVEGTGVLLNDRMCSFSIEPGHANAVEPGKRPVHTLNNYLVTRDGRPFLFGGTPGGMQQVQTNMQIISAVVDGGFDLQTAVDLPRWGHSAGLEVTLESRYDERVSAELEQRGHRVRQIGAWDGLMGRVTAIQIDAESGARLGASDLRGEGSVAGL is encoded by the coding sequence ATGACAACAGCGAACGCGCAGGCGAATCGTTGGGCGCCGCAGCAGGGGCCGGTAATGTCTCGCGGGGCGATGGTGGCCGGCTCGCATCCGGCGGCCACGCAGGCCGGCCTCGACGTCCTGCGCGAAGGCGGCAACGCCGTGGATGCGGCGGCGGCCGTGGCCTTCCTGCTCACCGTGCTCAAGCCGACGCGCAGCCACATCGGCGGCGACGTGTTCTGGCTGGTCTACTCCGCCGAGACGGGCGAAGTCACGGCGATCAACGGCAGCGGCGTCGCGCCGGCCGGCGCCACGCTGGCCGAGTACGCCGGCGGCATTCCCGAGCGCGGTATCCGCAGCGTGGCCGTGCCGGGCTTCGTGGACGGCGTGCTGGCGGCTCACACGCGTTTCGGCAAGCTGCCCCGCGCCCGGCTGCTGCAGCCTGCCATAGCGGCAGCGGAGGATGGTTTCCCGGTCTCGCTGCGCCTGGCGCAACAGACGGCCGAGTTCGAGCCGGTGCTGCGCCAGTTCCCGGCCAGCGTAGCGGCCTTCCTGCCGCACGGCCGGCAGCCGCGGGCGGGCGAGATCCTGCGCCAGCCGGACCTGGCCCGCACGCTGCAACAGATCGCTGAGGGCGGCAGCGCGGCATTCTACCACGGCCCCTTCGCCGAGGCGTTGCTTCGCGTGTCGCGCGAGCAGGGCGGCTATTTCGCGGCATCCGACCTTGCCGAGCATGAGACAGAGACTGCACGGCCGATCTCGTGCGCCTACCGCGGCCTGACGGTCTACGAGCAGCCGCCGGTGACGCAGGGGCACATCCTGCTGGAAGAACTGCTGCTGCTGGAAGGTTTCGACCTTTCCGGCCGCTCGCCGAACGAGCCGGACGTGATGCACCTGATGGTCGAGGCGAAGAAACTGGCCTTTGCCGATCGCATCGCGCACGCCGGCGACCCGCGCCGCTCTGGCTTCGAGGTGCAGCGCCTGCTTGAACCGGATTTCATTGCCGAGCGCCGCGCCCGCATCGACCCCCGGCGGGCCGCTGCCCAGCCGGAGGCCGGCCGCCTGCGCGAGGCGGTGCACGAAACCACGAGCTTCGCCGTGTGCGACGCCGCTGGCAACGCGGTAGCCGCGATCCAGAGCGTCTTCCATCCCTGGGGCAGCGGGCTGGTAGTCGAGGGCACCGGCGTGCTGCTCAACGATCGCATGTGCAGCTTCTCGATCGAGCCGGGGCACGCCAACGCCGTCGAGCCCGGCAAGCGGCCGGTGCACACGCTCAACAACTACCTGGTCACTCGCGACGGCCGGCCGTTCCTGTTCGGCGGCACGCCCGGCGGCATGCAGCAGGTGCAGACGAACATGCAGATCATCAGCGCCGTGGTCGACGGCGGCTTCGATCTGCAGACCGCAGTCGATCTGCCGCGCTGGGGCCACAGCGCCGGCCTCGAAGTGACGCTGGAGAGCCGCTACGACGAGCGCGTGTCCGCGGAGTTGGAGCAGCGCGGCCATCGCGTCCGCCAGATTGGCGCCTGGGACGGGCTGATGGGGAGGGTGACGGCGATCCAGATCGATGCAGAGAGCGGCGCCCGGCTAGGCGCCTCGGATCTGCGGGGCGAAGGCAGCGTCGCGGGACTATGA